A genomic segment from Streptomyces sp. NBC_00654 encodes:
- a CDS encoding M1 family metallopeptidase, which yields MHRRLIVPSALAATLVLAIPASAAGGTVGAPGIGDPYYPASGNGGYDVSHYDLRLKYQPATDLLEGTATLLATPTQQLTRFNLDFGLAVSEVRVNGRKAGFAKSGEQELEITPAAALTKGKPVSVVVRYAGKPSELKVNGWTAWARTPDGGVAAQEPDSAVWWFPSNDHPLDKATYDVSVSVPDGTQAISNGVLQSQSSKLGWTRFNWRSDKPQATYLTTLAIGKFDITTDKTADGLPVLNAYSKDLGGNDGAARASIERTGEVAEWLTEVFGPYPFNALGGYVPNVTSGFALETQTRPFYSPRQFANGANVSVVVHELAHQWYGDSVSVEGWKDIWINEGFARYSQWLWSEKEGEGTAQELADYTYAQHPADDAFWTVKPGDPGPDNQFAGAVYDRGALALQVLRNEVGDDTFFALLKGWPAEHAYGNANVGDFVRYAERVSGKPLAGLFDTWLYRPSRPELPAAGATAAGGRTEAPAARESARRAVREAAGPERPASWKKIAATNTVHDHR from the coding sequence GTGCACCGCAGACTCATCGTCCCCAGCGCACTCGCGGCCACCCTCGTGCTGGCGATCCCGGCATCGGCCGCCGGAGGCACCGTGGGCGCCCCGGGTATCGGCGACCCCTACTACCCGGCCAGCGGCAACGGTGGCTACGACGTGTCCCACTACGACCTGCGGCTGAAGTACCAGCCCGCGACCGATCTGCTGGAAGGCACGGCGACGCTGCTGGCCACCCCCACCCAGCAGCTGACCCGCTTCAATCTCGACTTCGGCCTCGCCGTCTCCGAGGTACGCGTGAACGGCAGGAAGGCCGGCTTCGCGAAGTCCGGGGAGCAGGAGCTGGAGATCACCCCGGCGGCCGCCCTCACGAAGGGCAAGCCGGTCTCGGTGGTCGTCCGCTACGCCGGAAAGCCCTCCGAGCTGAAGGTCAACGGCTGGACCGCGTGGGCCCGCACCCCGGACGGCGGCGTCGCCGCGCAGGAGCCGGACTCGGCCGTGTGGTGGTTCCCGAGCAATGACCACCCGCTGGACAAGGCGACGTACGACGTGTCGGTCTCCGTGCCGGACGGCACCCAGGCGATCAGCAACGGCGTCCTCCAGTCGCAGAGTTCGAAGCTGGGGTGGACCAGGTTCAACTGGCGTTCGGACAAGCCGCAGGCGACGTATCTGACGACGCTGGCGATCGGCAAGTTCGACATCACGACCGACAAGACGGCGGACGGCCTGCCGGTCCTGAACGCGTACAGCAAGGACCTCGGCGGCAACGACGGGGCCGCGCGCGCCAGCATCGAGCGCACGGGCGAGGTCGCCGAGTGGCTGACCGAGGTGTTCGGCCCGTACCCGTTCAACGCCCTGGGCGGCTATGTACCCAATGTGACCAGCGGCTTCGCCCTGGAGACCCAGACGAGGCCGTTCTACAGCCCGAGGCAGTTCGCCAACGGCGCCAACGTCTCGGTCGTCGTGCACGAGCTGGCGCACCAGTGGTACGGCGACAGCGTGTCGGTCGAGGGCTGGAAGGACATCTGGATCAACGAGGGCTTCGCCCGGTACAGCCAGTGGCTGTGGTCGGAGAAGGAGGGCGAGGGCACGGCGCAGGAACTGGCCGACTACACCTACGCCCAGCACCCCGCCGACGACGCCTTCTGGACGGTGAAGCCGGGCGACCCGGGCCCGGACAACCAGTTCGCCGGGGCCGTCTACGACCGGGGCGCGCTGGCACTCCAGGTGCTGCGCAACGAGGTCGGCGACGACACGTTCTTCGCGCTGCTGAAGGGCTGGCCGGCCGAGCACGCGTACGGCAACGCGAACGTGGGCGACTTCGTACGGTACGCGGAGCGGGTCTCGGGCAAGCCGCTCGCCGGGCTCTTCGACACCTGGCTGTACCGGCCCTCGCGCCCGGAGCTCCCGGCGGCGGGCGCCACCGCCGCGGGCGGGCGGACCGAGGCACCGGCCGCGCGTGAGAGCGCGCGCCGGGCGGTACGTGAGGCGGCCGGGCCCGAGCGGCCCGCGTCCTGGAAGAAGATCGCCGCGACGAACACGGTGCACGACCACCGCTGA
- a CDS encoding M14 family metallocarboxypeptidase produces the protein MTPRIARALRFLAPRPSLRPDAVRTPRRTGAPHDRRTAVRTMVLAALAAALAVPFATVPAEAAHRPPRTGFELSDGARWTGQPEEQSFLAAVDRGSDRVSVDRIGTTEEGRPLQLVRIGGHRPTSNTMLLICSQHGNEPSGREACLSTVRDLAFAEDRATRDFLSRTRVLVLPTANPDGRAANTRGNADGVDINRDHIALETAEGRAMAAVIRDRRPDVIYDLHEYGATPPYYDKDLFVLWPRNPNVSDRVHEASQTLSDRYVRTAATAAGFSSGLYGIWTDPVTGDPIKQTAGDGQERILRNTSGIKHAVGLLIESRVDALTDEEKADHALNQRRRVRSQQAALDGLFAFTGQQRGRIEAATTASRLAGFADRGPVHLGGADNDPAEPDEILQDPPCGYRLDAAQYADVRDELALHGVTSRREGDGAYVPLRQSARALIPLLLDERATYHLTNGQADTAC, from the coding sequence ATGACCCCTCGCATCGCCCGTGCACTCCGATTCCTCGCCCCTCGCCCGTCCCTCCGGCCGGACGCCGTGCGAACGCCGCGGCGGACGGGTGCTCCGCACGACCGTCGAACGGCCGTGCGCACGATGGTGCTGGCGGCGTTGGCCGCCGCGCTCGCCGTACCGTTCGCCACGGTTCCCGCCGAGGCCGCGCACCGCCCGCCGCGCACCGGTTTCGAGCTCAGCGACGGGGCCCGCTGGACGGGGCAGCCGGAGGAACAGTCCTTCCTCGCCGCCGTGGACCGGGGGAGCGACCGGGTCTCCGTCGACCGGATCGGCACGACCGAGGAGGGCCGGCCGCTCCAGCTGGTCCGCATCGGCGGGCACCGGCCCACGTCGAACACGATGCTGCTGATCTGCAGTCAGCACGGCAACGAGCCCTCCGGCCGCGAGGCGTGTCTGTCGACCGTCCGCGATCTCGCCTTCGCCGAGGACCGCGCGACCCGCGACTTCCTGTCCCGTACCCGGGTGCTGGTCCTGCCGACGGCCAACCCCGACGGGCGCGCCGCCAACACCCGGGGCAACGCGGACGGTGTCGACATCAACCGCGACCACATCGCCCTGGAGACCGCCGAGGGCCGGGCCATGGCGGCGGTGATCCGCGACCGACGTCCCGATGTCATCTACGACTTGCACGAGTACGGGGCGACACCCCCGTACTACGACAAGGACCTCTTCGTCCTGTGGCCGCGCAACCCCAATGTCTCCGACCGGGTGCACGAGGCCTCGCAGACCCTGTCCGACCGCTATGTGAGGACCGCCGCGACGGCGGCCGGCTTCAGCAGCGGCCTGTACGGCATCTGGACCGATCCGGTGACCGGCGACCCCATCAAGCAGACGGCGGGCGACGGCCAGGAACGGATCCTGCGCAACACCTCGGGCATCAAGCACGCGGTCGGTCTGCTCATCGAATCCCGGGTCGACGCGCTCACCGACGAGGAGAAGGCGGACCACGCGCTGAACCAGCGGCGCAGGGTCCGGTCCCAGCAGGCGGCGCTCGACGGTCTGTTCGCCTTCACCGGGCAGCAGCGCGGCCGGATCGAGGCCGCCACCACCGCCTCGCGGCTCGCGGGGTTCGCGGACCGGGGGCCCGTCCATCTGGGCGGCGCGGACAACGACCCGGCCGAGCCGGACGAGATCCTGCAGGACCCGCCGTGCGGCTACCGGCTGGACGCGGCCCAGTACGCCGATGTGCGGGACGAACTGGCCCTGCACGGCGTCACCTCCCGGCGGGAGGGCGACGGAGCGTACGTACCGCTGCGGCAGTCGGCCCGCGCCCTGATTCCCCTCCTGCTCGACGAACGCGCGACATATCACCTCACAAACGGTCAAGCCGATACCGCTTGTTGA
- a CDS encoding BCCT family transporter gives MSQDDQRTGGRGDLPVTADLPAEAPHGRSPTTDRVVFGVTAVLTLAFVLWGSVATDSLERVSSRLLNGLIHNGGWAFMLAASGFVVFALWLSISRYGKISLGQEGEEPEFRTVSWVAMMFSAGMGIGLMFYGVSEPLAHFIDPPPGTHPADAAEAMQTAMATTLFHWTLHPWAIYAVVGLAIAYSTYRRRRRQTISAVFEPLIGARHAHGGIGRFIDILAIFATLFGSAASLGLGALQIGSGFHELNWKEKTGTGLLVAIIGVLTIAFVASAVSGVEKGIQWLSNTNMVLALILVVFVFIAGPTIIVLDLLPTSIAAYFGDLAQLAGRTEATGKDKVAEWLGSWTVFYWAWWISWTPFVGMFIARISRGRTIRQFVGGVILVPSAVSLVWFAVFGGSAIKLQEAGRLGDADTPEAQLFGVLQEFPIPTVMSVLVMVLVGIFFVSGADAASIVMGTLSQKGVLEPAKWVVIFWGVVTGAVAAVMLLIGDGKGDALAGLQNLTILVAAPFTIVMIGMCVALMRDLRQDPQIVRQEFGVEAVESAVIEGHARYDGDFEIRIGPGTAQITTDRRHKSDPSD, from the coding sequence GTGTCGCAGGACGATCAGAGAACGGGTGGACGGGGAGATCTGCCGGTCACGGCCGATCTCCCCGCCGAGGCGCCCCACGGCAGGAGCCCCACGACCGACCGGGTGGTGTTCGGAGTCACGGCGGTCCTCACCCTCGCCTTCGTGCTCTGGGGCTCGGTCGCCACCGACTCGCTGGAAAGGGTCTCCAGCAGACTGCTCAACGGGCTCATCCACAACGGTGGCTGGGCCTTCATGCTCGCGGCGTCCGGCTTCGTGGTCTTCGCGCTGTGGCTCTCGATCAGCCGCTACGGGAAGATCTCTCTCGGCCAGGAGGGCGAGGAGCCGGAATTCCGGACCGTCTCGTGGGTCGCGATGATGTTCAGCGCCGGCATGGGCATCGGCCTGATGTTCTACGGGGTGAGTGAGCCGCTCGCCCACTTCATCGATCCGCCTCCGGGCACCCATCCCGCCGACGCGGCCGAGGCCATGCAGACGGCCATGGCCACCACCCTCTTCCACTGGACGCTGCACCCCTGGGCGATCTACGCGGTGGTCGGGCTGGCCATCGCCTACAGCACCTACCGCCGACGCCGGCGGCAGACGATCAGCGCGGTCTTCGAGCCGCTGATCGGCGCACGGCACGCCCACGGAGGCATCGGCCGCTTCATCGACATCCTCGCCATCTTCGCGACCCTCTTCGGATCGGCCGCCTCCCTGGGCCTGGGCGCCCTCCAGATCGGCAGCGGATTCCACGAGCTGAACTGGAAGGAGAAGACGGGCACGGGACTGCTGGTCGCCATCATCGGGGTCCTGACCATCGCCTTCGTCGCCTCCGCCGTCTCCGGCGTGGAGAAGGGCATCCAGTGGCTGTCCAACACCAACATGGTGCTCGCCCTGATCCTGGTCGTGTTCGTCTTCATCGCCGGTCCCACCATCATTGTGCTGGACCTGCTGCCCACGTCGATCGCCGCGTACTTCGGCGACCTCGCCCAGCTCGCCGGACGGACCGAGGCGACCGGCAAGGACAAGGTGGCCGAGTGGCTCGGCAGCTGGACGGTCTTCTACTGGGCCTGGTGGATCTCCTGGACGCCCTTCGTCGGCATGTTCATCGCGAGGATCAGCCGGGGCCGGACGATCCGCCAGTTCGTCGGCGGCGTCATCCTGGTCCCCAGCGCCGTCAGCCTGGTCTGGTTCGCCGTGTTCGGCGGCTCGGCGATCAAGCTCCAGGAAGCCGGGAGGCTCGGCGACGCCGACACCCCGGAGGCCCAGCTCTTCGGTGTCCTCCAGGAGTTCCCCATCCCCACCGTGATGAGCGTCCTGGTGATGGTGCTCGTCGGCATCTTCTTCGTCTCCGGCGCGGACGCCGCCTCCATCGTCATGGGCACGCTCTCCCAGAAGGGCGTCCTCGAACCGGCCAAGTGGGTCGTGATCTTCTGGGGAGTCGTCACCGGCGCCGTCGCCGCCGTCATGCTGCTCATCGGCGACGGCAAGGGAGACGCGCTGGCCGGGCTCCAGAACCTCACCATCCTGGTGGCCGCGCCCTTCACCATCGTGATGATCGGGATGTGTGTGGCCCTGATGCGGGACCTGCGCCAGGACCCGCAGATCGTCCGGCAGGAGTTCGGGGTGGAAGCCGTCGAATCCGCCGTGATCGAGGGCCACGCCAGGTACGACGGCGACTTCGAGATCCGGATCGGCCCGGGGACCGCACAGATCACCACGGACCGGCGCCACAAGTCCGACCCCTCCGACTGA
- a CDS encoding ABC-F family ATP-binding cassette domain-containing protein: MTATLVAKDLAAGHGDRTLFAGLDLVVAPGDVIGLVGVNGAGKSSLLRLFAGLDLPEEGELRLSPPTATVGHLPQEPERRPEETVREFLARRTGVADAQRAMDAATQDLVDGAQGADDAYSESLERWLALGGADLDERAEEVAADLGLTIGLDLPMTALSGGQAARAGLASLLLSRYDIFLLDEPTNDLDLDGLERLERFVSGLRAGTVVISHDREFLLRTVTKVLELDLAQQQINLYGGGYAAYLEERETARRHAREGYEEYAGKRAALEARGHMQRSWMDKGVKNARRKATDGDKLGRNARSEASEKQAAKARQTQRMIERLDVVDEPRKEWELRMEIATAPRSGSVVATLRDAQVVRGDFTFGPASLQIDWADRVAITGANGAGKSTLLAALLGRLPLDSGHATLGSGVVVGEVDQARKLFLGAESLLEAFCAAVPDTEPAEVRTLLAKFGLRADHVMRPATTLSPGERTRSALALLQGRGVNLLVLDEPTNHLDLPAIEQLESALESYTGTLLLVTHDRRMLEAVRTTRRVEVAAGGIKEL, translated from the coding sequence ATGACTGCCACCCTCGTCGCCAAGGACCTCGCCGCCGGACACGGCGACCGCACACTCTTCGCCGGACTCGACCTCGTCGTCGCGCCCGGTGATGTGATCGGTCTCGTCGGAGTCAACGGCGCCGGAAAATCGTCCCTGCTCCGTCTCTTCGCCGGGCTGGACCTGCCGGAGGAGGGGGAGCTGCGGCTCTCCCCGCCCACCGCCACCGTCGGGCACCTCCCGCAGGAGCCCGAGCGGCGCCCGGAGGAGACCGTGCGGGAGTTCCTGGCCCGCCGCACCGGGGTCGCCGACGCCCAGCGCGCGATGGACGCCGCGACCCAGGACCTGGTCGACGGGGCGCAGGGCGCGGACGACGCGTACTCCGAGAGCCTGGAGCGCTGGCTCGCACTCGGCGGCGCCGACCTGGACGAGCGGGCCGAGGAGGTCGCCGCCGACCTGGGGCTGACCATCGGCCTCGACCTCCCCATGACGGCGCTCTCCGGCGGCCAGGCGGCCCGCGCCGGTCTCGCCTCGCTCCTGCTGTCCCGCTACGACATCTTCCTGCTCGACGAGCCGACCAACGACCTCGACCTGGACGGCCTGGAGCGCCTCGAACGCTTCGTGTCGGGACTGCGCGCGGGCACCGTCGTCATCAGCCACGACCGCGAATTCCTGCTGCGCACGGTCACCAAGGTCCTCGAACTGGACCTCGCCCAGCAGCAGATCAACCTCTACGGCGGTGGCTACGCGGCCTACCTGGAGGAGCGCGAGACCGCCCGCCGGCACGCCCGCGAGGGGTACGAGGAGTACGCCGGCAAGCGCGCGGCCCTCGAAGCCCGCGGCCATATGCAGCGCTCCTGGATGGACAAGGGCGTCAAGAACGCCCGGCGCAAGGCCACCGACGGCGACAAGCTCGGCCGCAACGCGCGCAGCGAGGCGAGCGAGAAGCAGGCCGCGAAGGCCCGGCAGACACAGCGCATGATCGAGCGGCTCGACGTGGTCGACGAGCCGCGCAAGGAGTGGGAACTGCGGATGGAGATCGCCACCGCCCCCCGCTCCGGATCGGTCGTCGCCACCCTTCGCGACGCACAGGTCGTGCGCGGCGACTTCACGTTCGGGCCGGCATCGCTCCAGATCGACTGGGCGGACCGGGTCGCCATCACCGGAGCCAACGGCGCGGGCAAGTCCACCCTGCTCGCCGCCCTGCTGGGCAGGCTCCCGCTGGACTCGGGGCACGCCACGCTCGGCTCGGGCGTGGTGGTCGGCGAGGTCGACCAGGCGCGGAAGCTGTTCCTGGGCGCGGAGTCGCTGCTGGAGGCGTTCTGCGCGGCGGTCCCCGACACCGAGCCCGCCGAGGTCCGCACCCTGCTCGCCAAGTTCGGTCTGCGCGCCGACCATGTGATGCGCCCCGCGACGACCCTCTCCCCGGGCGAGCGCACCCGGTCGGCCCTCGCTCTCCTCCAGGGCCGGGGCGTCAACCTCCTCGTCCTGGACGAGCCGACCAACCACCTGGACCTGCCCGCGATCGAGCAGCTGGAGTCGGCGCTGGAGTCGTACACGGGGACGCTGCTGCTGGTCACGCACGACCGGCGGATGCTGGAGGCCGTTCGGACGACGCGGCGGGTCGAGGTCGCGGCCGGCGGGATCAAGGAACTCTGA
- a CDS encoding Tex family protein, with protein MTTSIEGRIAEELGVRERQVKAAVELLDGGSTVPFIARYRKEATEMLDDAQLRTLEERLRYLRELEDRRTSILDSVREQGKLDEALEARIRAADTKARLEDIYLPFKPKRRTKAQIAREAGLEPLADGLLGDPSVDPLAAAAAFVDADRGVADGAAALEGARAILTERFSEDADLTGELRERMWSRGRLAAKVREGKEEAGAKFADYFDFAEPFTALPSHRVLAMLRGEKEEMLDLVLEPEAPEEADRPGPSVYESMVARRFGVADRGRPGDKWLGDTVRWAWRTRILVHLGIDVRLRLRTAAEDEAVRVFASNLRDLLLAAPAGTRATLGLDPGFRTGVKVAVVDATGKVVATDVIHPHVPANRWDQSLAKLEQLAKAHHVDLIAIGNGTASRETDKLAGELIDKHPELKLTKVMVSEAGASVYSASAFASQELPDMDVSLRGAVSIARRLQDPLAELVKIDPKSIGVGQYQHDLSEVKLSRSLDAVVEDCVNGVGVDVNTASAPLLSRVSGISSGLAENIVAHRDSNGPFRSRRALKDVARLGPKAYEQCAGFLRIRDGDDPLDRSSVHPEAYPVVRRMVRTTGSEVASLIGNAGALRSLRAADFVDDTFGLPTVTDILRELEKPGRDPRPAFRTATFKEGVEKLGDLAQGMVLEGVVTNVAAFGAFVDIGVHQDGLVHVSALSKTFVKDPRDVVKPGDIVKVKVMDVDIPRKRISLTLRLDDEPGAPAGGGQGGGRGGRPPKQRQGQGDGRADRGQRGQGGQDRRGGGGGAARGGGASRGGAGAPAPANSAMADALRRAGLTDPQQGGGRKR; from the coding sequence GTGACGACGTCCATCGAAGGCAGGATCGCCGAGGAGCTCGGCGTACGTGAGCGTCAGGTGAAGGCGGCCGTCGAGCTGCTCGACGGCGGGTCGACCGTGCCGTTCATCGCGCGCTACCGCAAGGAAGCGACCGAGATGCTCGACGATGCGCAGCTGCGCACGTTGGAGGAGCGGCTGCGGTATCTGCGGGAGCTGGAGGACCGGCGTACGTCGATCCTCGATTCCGTACGTGAACAGGGCAAGCTCGACGAGGCGCTGGAGGCGCGGATCCGGGCCGCCGACACCAAGGCGCGTCTTGAGGACATCTATCTGCCGTTCAAGCCGAAGCGGCGCACGAAGGCGCAGATCGCCCGGGAGGCGGGGCTCGAACCGCTGGCCGACGGACTGCTCGGCGACCCGTCGGTGGATCCGCTCGCGGCGGCCGCCGCGTTCGTCGACGCGGACAGGGGCGTCGCGGACGGGGCGGCGGCGCTGGAGGGCGCGCGTGCCATCCTCACCGAGCGCTTCTCCGAGGACGCCGATCTGACCGGCGAGCTGCGTGAGCGCATGTGGTCGCGCGGGCGGCTCGCGGCGAAGGTCCGGGAGGGCAAGGAGGAGGCGGGCGCGAAGTTCGCGGACTACTTCGACTTCGCGGAGCCGTTCACCGCGCTGCCCTCGCACCGGGTGCTCGCGATGCTGCGGGGCGAGAAGGAGGAGATGCTCGACCTGGTCCTGGAGCCCGAGGCGCCCGAGGAGGCGGACCGGCCGGGCCCCTCCGTCTACGAGAGCATGGTCGCCCGCCGCTTCGGCGTCGCCGACCGCGGCCGTCCCGGCGACAAGTGGCTCGGCGACACGGTGCGCTGGGCGTGGCGGACCCGGATTCTGGTGCACCTCGGCATCGATGTGCGGCTGCGGCTGCGTACGGCCGCGGAGGACGAGGCGGTACGCGTCTTCGCGTCGAACCTGCGTGATCTGCTGCTCGCCGCCCCGGCCGGGACGCGCGCCACGCTCGGTCTCGACCCCGGATTCCGTACGGGCGTCAAGGTCGCCGTCGTCGACGCGACCGGCAAGGTGGTGGCCACCGATGTCATCCACCCGCATGTCCCGGCGAACAGGTGGGACCAGTCACTGGCGAAGCTGGAGCAGCTGGCGAAGGCGCACCACGTCGATCTGATCGCGATCGGCAATGGCACGGCGTCCCGCGAGACGGACAAGCTGGCCGGTGAACTCATCGACAAGCACCCCGAGTTGAAGCTCACCAAGGTGATGGTGTCGGAGGCGGGCGCCTCCGTGTACTCGGCGTCGGCGTTCGCCTCGCAGGAACTGCCCGACATGGATGTGTCGTTGCGCGGTGCCGTGTCGATCGCCCGGCGGCTCCAGGACCCGCTGGCCGAACTGGTGAAGATCGACCCCAAGTCGATCGGGGTCGGCCAGTACCAGCACGACCTGTCCGAGGTGAAGCTGTCACGCTCGCTGGACGCGGTGGTCGAGGACTGTGTGAATGGTGTCGGTGTCGACGTCAACACCGCCTCGGCGCCCCTTCTTTCACGGGTCTCCGGGATCAGCTCCGGGCTCGCCGAGAACATCGTCGCCCACCGGGACAGCAACGGCCCCTTCCGGTCCCGCAGGGCGCTCAAGGACGTGGCGCGGCTCGGCCCGAAGGCGTACGAGCAGTGCGCGGGCTTCCTGCGCATCCGGGACGGCGACGACCCGCTGGACAGGTCGAGCGTGCACCCCGAGGCGTACCCCGTGGTGCGGCGGATGGTGAGGACGACGGGCAGCGAGGTCGCCTCCCTGATCGGGAACGCGGGCGCGCTGAGGTCGCTGCGGGCGGCCGACTTCGTGGACGACACGTTCGGGCTGCCGACCGTGACGGACATTCTGCGGGAACTGGAGAAGCCGGGCCGCGACCCGCGTCCGGCCTTCCGGACGGCCACGTTCAAGGAGGGCGTCGAGAAGCTCGGCGACCTGGCTCAGGGAATGGTGCTGGAGGGGGTCGTCACGAACGTCGCCGCGTTCGGCGCGTTCGTCGACATCGGCGTCCATCAGGACGGTCTGGTGCATGTCTCGGCGCTGTCGAAGACGTTCGTGAAGGATCCGCGGGATGTCGTGAAGCCCGGGGACATCGTGAAGGTCAAGGTCATGGACGTCGACATTCCGCGCAAGCGGATCTCGTTGACGCTGCGGCTGGACGACGAGCCGGGCGCGCCGGCCGGTGGCGGGCAGGGCGGTGGCCGGGGCGGCCGTCCGCCGAAGCAGCGACAGGGTCAGGGCGACGGCCGGGCGGACCGAGGTCAGCGGGGCCAGGGCGGCCAGGACCGGCGCGGCGGCGGGGGCGGTGCGGCCCGTGGCGGCGGCGCCTCCCGCGGCGGGGCGGGAGCCCCGGCTCCGGCCAACAGCGCGATGGCGGACGCGTTGCGCCGGGCCGGGCTGACGGATCCGCAGCAGGGCGGCGGCCGGAAGCGCTGA
- a CDS encoding GlxA family transcriptional regulator, whose translation MKQRSVLVVLFDGVQSLDVSGPMEVFAGASRFPGVSYELRTASLDGGPVRCGSGLTLLPDSSLADAAAPHTLLVPGGHGTRTADPALTAWLRAAAPHAEQLVSVCTGALLLAEAGLLDGHRVTTHWNYCEQLARDFPAVEVDPDPIFVRDGRLATSAGVTAGIDLALALVEEDHGREIALTVARHLVVFLRRPGNQAQFSAQLTAQTARREPLRDVQHWISEHPGGDLCVEALARRASLSPRHFARAFQAETGLTPGRYVDRVRLEHARRLLEDTSDGVVGVARASGYGTPEAMRRAFVKALGTAPSEYRRRFRTTDLTDRPGE comes from the coding sequence ATGAAGCAGCGATCCGTACTCGTCGTCCTCTTCGACGGCGTCCAGAGCCTCGATGTGAGCGGGCCGATGGAGGTCTTCGCCGGAGCCTCCCGCTTCCCCGGGGTCTCGTACGAACTGCGCACCGCCTCACTGGACGGCGGCCCGGTCCGCTGCGGCAGCGGGCTCACGCTGCTCCCCGACAGCAGCCTCGCCGACGCCGCCGCACCGCACACGCTGCTGGTGCCCGGCGGGCACGGCACGCGCACCGCCGACCCGGCCCTCACCGCCTGGCTGCGTGCTGCGGCCCCGCACGCGGAGCAGCTGGTCTCCGTGTGCACGGGCGCCCTGCTGCTGGCGGAGGCGGGGCTGCTGGACGGTCACCGGGTGACGACGCACTGGAACTACTGCGAACAGCTCGCCCGCGATTTCCCGGCCGTCGAGGTGGACCCCGACCCGATCTTCGTACGCGACGGGAGGCTGGCCACCTCGGCGGGTGTTACCGCGGGCATCGATCTCGCGCTGGCCCTGGTCGAGGAGGACCACGGGCGGGAGATCGCGCTCACCGTCGCCCGGCATCTCGTGGTGTTCCTGCGACGGCCGGGCAACCAGGCCCAGTTCAGTGCCCAGCTCACCGCCCAGACGGCCAGGCGCGAGCCGCTGCGGGACGTCCAGCACTGGATCAGCGAGCACCCCGGCGGGGATCTCTGCGTGGAGGCGCTGGCGCGGCGGGCCAGTCTCTCCCCCCGTCACTTCGCCCGCGCCTTCCAGGCGGAGACCGGTCTGACGCCGGGCCGGTACGTCGACCGGGTGCGCCTGGAACATGCGCGCAGGCTTCTGGAGGACACCTCCGACGGCGTGGTCGGCGTCGCGCGCGCCAGCGGTTACGGCACCCCGGAAGCCATGCGCCGCGCCTTCGTCAAAGCCCTCGGAACGGCGCCGTCCGAATACCGCCGCCGCTTCCGGACCACGGACCTGACCGACCGGCCCGGGGAATGA
- a CDS encoding DJ-1/PfpI family protein, with product MQIAILLFDRFTALDAVGPYEILSRTPGAETVFVAERTGPVRNDSGSLELVAARTLTEVPAPDVVIVPGGPGQSDQMENEALLGWLRAVDATSTWTTSVCTGSLLLAAAGLLSDRRATSHWLALETLKEYGVEPTGERVVLDGKYVTAAGVSSGIDMGLTLLGRIAGDEHAQAVQLLTEYDPQPPYDAGSPDKAPAALVAEFRGTSRFTLR from the coding sequence GTGCAGATCGCCATCCTGCTCTTCGACCGCTTCACCGCCCTGGACGCGGTGGGCCCGTACGAGATCCTCAGCCGCACGCCCGGTGCCGAGACGGTGTTCGTCGCCGAACGCACCGGCCCCGTGCGCAACGACAGCGGGAGCCTCGAACTGGTCGCCGCCAGGACCCTTACCGAGGTGCCCGCACCCGATGTCGTCATCGTGCCCGGCGGCCCCGGCCAGAGCGACCAGATGGAGAACGAGGCGCTGCTCGGCTGGCTGCGCGCGGTCGATGCCACCAGCACCTGGACGACCTCCGTGTGCACCGGCTCGCTGCTGCTGGCGGCGGCCGGTCTGCTGTCGGACCGCCGGGCCACCTCGCACTGGCTGGCGCTGGAGACCCTGAAGGAGTACGGAGTGGAGCCGACCGGCGAACGTGTCGTCCTCGACGGCAAGTACGTCACCGCCGCGGGGGTTTCGTCCGGCATCGACATGGGGCTCACCCTGCTCGGCCGGATCGCGGGGGACGAGCACGCCCAGGCCGTGCAGCTGCTCACCGAGTACGACCCGCAGCCGCCGTACGACGCCGGATCGCCCGACAAGGCGCCCGCCGCACTCGTCGCGGAGTTCCGCGGTACGAGCCGCTTCACCCTCCGGTAG